The DNA segment AGACGTATTCGTTTGAGAAACTTTTCGAATCTTGAAACCAATTTTCAAAGTAATTTCTTTgtgatattttcttataattaatttaagagCCTTTTCTAACACTTAACCAACACgatttatatgacttctccaactttaaaaatcaaatttcataataataataataataataataataatttactgTTTATTTTTCGTCAACTGCTATcctaaaaacaaaagaaaaaacagTTACTCCTCAAGTCCTCCCACCAGTCTTTCACTACTCAAACCTTTGAACTACTCTAATCAAAATCCGTGTGCACAAATGCAAGATCCCAACTTCAAGCATTCGCTGAACCAACCGCCGCCGTTCTCCGCCGCAATGAGGCCTTCCCACCACAGAAGGGCCCACTCCGAGGTGAACTTCCGGCTGCCGGAGGACTTAGATCTGGTGTCCGACCCTTTTGATGCGCCAGCTGGGAGTTTCGAGGAGCTGGGATCCGAGGAAGATCTGTTTTCCACTTACATGGACATTGAGAAGCTAAGCAGTGCCGCCGGCGCCGTCGGCGGATCTGGGGTCGGAGAATCTTGCTTGGGTAATGCCGGCGGAGGAAGTGTCCCCCGCGAAGCGGAGGAGGGGGAGAAGGCTGGCAGTGTCAGGCCGAGGCACAGGCATAGCAATTCGGTGGATGGTTCGAGTTTGCTGATGAATGAGAGTAGTATCGAAGCTAAGAAAGCGATGCCTCCTGATAAGCTTGCTGAGTTGTGGACTCTTGATCCTAAACGGGCCAAAAGGTAGAAtctttcttcttgtttttattttaattttgtttcttttattgtttttctcTTTGATTTCTTCAATGTATGAGTCGAATACCAGTGGGATTTAGTCGTGTATAATTATGGGGTTATATTGATCTTTGTGAATCTTGTGCTTGGTCTACCAAATTGACGACTTGTTGCAGCAGTTTTCTTACCCGTATTTGCTTTACTTTCGAGGAAGAGCAGTGCTCGCGGGTTCCAAAATAGTTAATATTTGCTTTTGTCAATGGTATGTTGTAAAGAAATGGAGCTTAGATTTTTCATTGGACTGGCTATGTGGCAATGGCAAAAATTAAATGGATTCATACAATGCATCAAATCTTATGTctaaattttgatgttaactGAATTTTTCTTAACGTATGCTCATGATCATGTTGCGGACATTTTGGCGTGCGAGTGATGTTCTATTAAGGAGATCTTGAATTGAGTTTctgatttaaatattaactttGATGTATTAACCTTATAATCTCAAGTTTTGATAGGATAGGTCATGAGACAAATATTCAGATATTCTTTGTTTAGTTTAGTCACCGGCGAATGAAAGTCGGACGGACATATGTGAGTCTCATTGATAGAAACACACAAACTATAATCAAAATATGTCACACATTCCTTAACATTAGTGTAACAGATTGACCATCTTATGCAGGATTTTGGCGAATCGGCAATCTGCTGCTCGATCAAAAGAGAGAAAGGCTCGCTATATATCTGAACTAGAGAGAAAAGTTCAAACCCTTCAAACTGAAGCCACAACTCTATCCGCGCAACTCACGTTGTTCCAGGTGTTTCTTCTATTTTAGCTACCATGGAACTTAATGCTGTTgattgatgaaaatgtaaattgAATGGTGGAATTCTATATGTTACTTTGTTTAACATTAGAAGTTACTCAAAATCAAACCTTCATGTTTGTGGGGTGACATCCAGCTGGAAAGATTGAAGAAACACAGAAAGTTCTTATACTGAAAACAATGTCTTTTGATGTTGTTTTATTTTGAATCAGAATATACCAGGTTTCCACTTAAAACAGCTCTAAGATTCCATCATCCACCATTTAAGTGCCAACAAGCTTCCATAACATATATGATCGTTCAATCCTGAATACCAATGTTGCTTTCCATCCTAGatataatttcattattatAAACTGAAATACTTTGTCTTGCAGAGGGATACAACAGGGCTGAATAATGAGAATACAGAGCTTAAGCTTCGGCTACAAGCCATGGAACAACAAGCTCAGTTACGTGATGGTAAGCAGTCCCTCAACCAGGAGTGAAATTTTGGATTCATTTCCTTGTTATGAAATAGTTGATTGTGTCTGAAAATACAATAATATTTCAAATAGCTGTGTATTTGTCCAATAGGACTGTGTCCCCGAATCTTGACTTGTGTCCATAGTACTGCTCTGCGTTTTTTTTACCAATGAAATCGGTTATGATAATAGATGATGTATTTGCAGCCCTTAATGAAGCCTTGAAGCAAGAAGTAGAAAGACTCAGAATCGCCACTGGAGATATCTCGACCTCCTCAGACACATTCAGCTTGCCAATTTCCCATGCTCCATATAACTCATCGGCCTTCTTTTCGAGTCAACCTCAGGCTGGCACAAACGATCTCCGAAATTCACAGATGCCACAGTTTCATTCCCTTCCGGCTGGCATGTCTACTCACCACTATGCAATGCTCTCCACAGCTCAAGTACAGGGTCTTACCGACTCCTTGCACCACGATTCTCTCGGTCGTTTTCAAGGTCTCGATATCAGTAGCAGAGGTTCTCAAATTGTCAAGTCAGAAGCCCCTTCGATTTCCGCCAGCGAAAGCAGCAGTACGTTCTGATTCGGGTCTTTTCCAATTTGCCCAAGTTTAACATCCCGAAtcatcatttttctcattctttttcCTTTCGTTTTAACTGGGGTTTTAGTTTATTTAGGACATGTTGTAGGTTCTTTGGTATTTCT comes from the Primulina huaijiensis isolate GDHJ02 chromosome 8, ASM1229523v2, whole genome shotgun sequence genome and includes:
- the LOC140982273 gene encoding transcription factor RF2b, whose product is MQDPNFKHSLNQPPPFSAAMRPSHHRRAHSEVNFRLPEDLDLVSDPFDAPAGSFEELGSEEDLFSTYMDIEKLSSAAGAVGGSGVGESCLGNAGGGSVPREAEEGEKAGSVRPRHRHSNSVDGSSLLMNESSIEAKKAMPPDKLAELWTLDPKRAKRILANRQSAARSKERKARYISELERKVQTLQTEATTLSAQLTLFQRDTTGLNNENTELKLRLQAMEQQAQLRDALNEALKQEVERLRIATGDISTSSDTFSLPISHAPYNSSAFFSSQPQAGTNDLRNSQMPQFHSLPAGMSTHHYAMLSTAQVQGLTDSLHHDSLGRFQGLDISSRGSQIVKSEAPSISASESSSTF